One window of Burkholderia cepacia GG4 genomic DNA carries:
- a CDS encoding FAD-dependent oxidoreductase, with translation MNDTQAQQYAFDVVVVGSGAGALLAACRAADRGLSVVVIEKTALYGGTSAVSGGGIWIPCNHHIAELGATDTREAARRYLDACTAGASSRERLDAYLDQSPEMLRYLEAKTPVRYQALPKYADYFQKLPGAMPGYRALDPLPFDGARLGDELDRLRPPSPGTLIGGRVAVTSKEAHTLFARGPGFMKLAIAQFGRYWLDVGVRRRTRRDRRLTLGNALIGGLRRALLDRNVPVWLDTPMLDLLDMDGRVTGVRAQRFGQPVTIAARRGVILGAGGFERNQPMRERYLPQPTQTQWSATPPANTGDAIAEGHRLGGALALMEHVWGAPTVGVAGEEKQRALFVERNLPGCVIVNGLGQRFVNEAAPYSEFVPAMYRDHARSGACVPAWMVFDARFRRKYPCGPIMPASMMPDARIPDAFRDVLVKADTIDALAARIGVDAAGLHDTLRDMARYAATGIDEAFGKGDNLFDTYYGDPRNQPNPCLGPVDEAPFYAVRIDAGDIGTKGGLVTDAQARVLRADGAPVDGLYAIGNTSASVMGTSYPGAGSTLGPAMTFGFIAADHLAAQAADAGGRPTRPSTTELDGVQS, from the coding sequence ATGAACGACACGCAAGCGCAGCAATACGCGTTCGACGTCGTGGTCGTCGGCTCGGGCGCGGGCGCGCTGCTCGCGGCGTGCCGCGCGGCCGACCGCGGGCTGTCCGTCGTCGTGATCGAGAAGACGGCGCTGTACGGCGGCACGTCGGCGGTCTCCGGCGGCGGCATCTGGATTCCGTGCAACCACCATATCGCCGAACTCGGCGCGACCGATACGCGCGAGGCGGCACGCCGCTATCTCGACGCGTGTACGGCCGGCGCGTCGTCGCGCGAGCGGCTCGACGCGTATCTCGACCAGTCGCCAGAGATGTTGCGTTACCTCGAAGCGAAGACGCCGGTGCGCTACCAGGCGCTGCCGAAGTACGCGGACTATTTCCAGAAGCTGCCGGGCGCGATGCCGGGCTATCGCGCGCTCGATCCGCTGCCGTTCGACGGCGCGCGGCTCGGCGACGAGCTCGACCGGCTGCGGCCGCCGTCGCCCGGCACGCTGATCGGCGGCCGGGTGGCCGTGACGTCGAAGGAGGCGCACACGCTGTTTGCGCGCGGACCGGGCTTCATGAAACTCGCGATCGCGCAGTTCGGCCGCTACTGGCTCGATGTTGGTGTGCGCCGCCGCACGCGGCGTGACCGGCGCCTGACGCTCGGCAACGCGCTGATCGGCGGCCTGCGCCGCGCGCTGCTCGACCGCAACGTGCCCGTGTGGCTCGATACGCCGATGCTCGACCTGCTCGATATGGACGGCCGCGTGACGGGCGTGCGCGCACAGCGCTTCGGGCAACCGGTGACGATCGCCGCGCGGCGTGGCGTGATTCTCGGCGCGGGTGGGTTCGAGCGCAACCAGCCGATGCGCGAGCGCTACCTGCCGCAGCCGACGCAAACGCAATGGAGCGCGACGCCGCCGGCCAACACCGGCGACGCGATCGCCGAAGGCCACCGGCTCGGCGGCGCGCTCGCGCTGATGGAACACGTGTGGGGCGCGCCGACGGTCGGCGTCGCCGGCGAGGAGAAGCAGCGCGCGCTGTTCGTCGAACGCAACCTGCCGGGCTGCGTGATCGTCAACGGTCTCGGCCAGCGCTTCGTCAACGAAGCCGCGCCGTATTCGGAATTCGTGCCGGCGATGTATCGCGACCATGCGCGCAGCGGTGCATGCGTGCCGGCATGGATGGTGTTCGACGCGCGCTTTCGCCGCAAGTATCCGTGCGGGCCGATCATGCCGGCGTCGATGATGCCCGATGCGCGGATTCCCGACGCGTTTCGCGACGTGCTCGTGAAGGCCGACACGATCGATGCGCTCGCCGCGCGGATCGGCGTCGATGCGGCGGGGCTGCACGACACGCTGCGCGACATGGCGCGCTATGCGGCGACTGGTATCGACGAAGCGTTCGGCAAGGGCGACAACCTGTTCGACACGTACTACGGCGACCCGCGCAACCAGCCGAATCCGTGCCTCGGACCGGTCGACGAGGCGCCGTTCTACGCGGTGCGGATCGACGCGGGCGACATCGGCACGAAAGGCGGGCTCGTCACCGACGCGCAGGCGCGCGTGCTGCGCGCCGACGGCGCACCGGTCGACGGCCTTTACGCAATCGGCAACACCAGTGCATCGGTGATGGGCACGAGCTACCCCGGCGCGGGCTCGACGCTCGGTCCGGCGATGACCTTCGGGTTCATCGCCGCCGACCACCTGGCCGCGCAAGCGGCCGACGCCGGCGGCCGGCCAACCCGGCCGTCCACGACTGAACTTGACGGAGTCCAATCATGA
- a CDS encoding flavin reductase family protein: protein MSDLTTHPLRTDMLLAMRRLARSVTVISSAHDGRRYSMSATAVDSLSTDPPSLLICINRNASLYPPLDAGAPFCVNVLSARHEGIAIDCSGRLKGEARFTTGDWHTSQHGVPYLHDSQASFVCEQDGRFEYGTHTVFIGRIREVLMSGEVDPLVYLDGAYTTPGAPASREAA from the coding sequence ATGAGCGATCTCACCACCCATCCGCTGCGCACCGACATGCTGCTCGCGATGCGCCGCCTCGCGCGCTCCGTCACGGTCATCAGCAGCGCGCACGACGGCCGGCGCTACTCGATGTCCGCGACGGCGGTCGATTCGCTGTCGACCGATCCGCCGTCGCTGCTGATCTGCATCAACCGCAATGCGTCGCTGTATCCGCCGCTCGACGCGGGCGCGCCGTTCTGCGTGAACGTGCTGTCGGCACGCCATGAAGGCATCGCGATCGACTGCAGCGGCCGCCTGAAGGGCGAGGCGCGCTTCACGACCGGCGACTGGCATACGTCGCAGCACGGCGTCCCGTATCTGCACGATTCGCAGGCGAGCTTCGTGTGCGAGCAGGACGGCCGCTTTGAATACGGCACGCATACCGTGTTCATCGGACGCATTCGCGAGGTGCTGATGAGCGGCGAAGTCGATCCGCTCGTCTATCTCGATGGCGCCTACACGACGCCCGGCGCGCCCGCGAGCCGCGAGGCCGCGTGA
- a CDS encoding ferredoxin--NADP reductase, whose amino-acid sequence MSDSRFHRLTVADVIAESDDACSFVFDVPVALRDAFTYRPGQFLTLNVPCTDATVARCYSLSSAPGIDAAPKITVKRVRDGRASNWLCDRIRAGDTLDVLPPAGVFTPRTLDGDLLLFAGGSGITPVLSILKSALVHGRGMLTLIYANRDERSVIFRDELQQLAHRHPGRLRVIHWLDSVQGVPQQRHLEELARPFSQQETFICGPALFMENALTAMLGLGLPRARVHVERFASLPDAPAQADPAASVAAAAASGDGAAIETVLDGEAFAFDSAPGETLLDAMLRAGLAAPNSCRMGQCGACMCRIERGEVALDSNHVLDDDEIAAGWTLACCARPASDALRVVFPD is encoded by the coding sequence CTGAGCGATTCCCGCTTCCACCGGCTGACCGTTGCCGACGTGATCGCCGAAAGCGACGACGCGTGTTCGTTCGTGTTCGACGTGCCCGTCGCGTTGCGTGACGCGTTCACCTACCGGCCCGGCCAGTTCCTGACGCTGAACGTGCCGTGCACGGACGCGACCGTCGCGCGCTGCTACTCGCTGTCGAGCGCGCCGGGCATCGACGCGGCGCCGAAGATCACCGTCAAGCGCGTGCGCGACGGCCGTGCGTCGAACTGGCTGTGCGACCGCATCCGCGCGGGCGACACGCTCGACGTGCTGCCGCCGGCCGGCGTCTTCACGCCGCGCACGCTCGACGGCGATCTGCTGTTGTTCGCGGGCGGCAGCGGCATCACGCCGGTGCTGTCGATCCTGAAATCGGCGCTCGTGCACGGGCGCGGGATGCTGACGCTGATCTATGCGAACCGCGACGAGCGCTCGGTGATTTTCCGCGACGAGCTGCAGCAGCTCGCGCATCGTCATCCGGGCCGCCTGCGCGTGATCCACTGGCTCGACAGCGTGCAGGGCGTGCCGCAGCAGCGGCATCTCGAGGAACTCGCGCGGCCGTTCAGCCAGCAGGAGACGTTCATCTGCGGGCCCGCGCTGTTCATGGAGAACGCGCTGACCGCGATGCTCGGCCTTGGTTTGCCGCGTGCGCGCGTGCATGTCGAGCGCTTCGCGTCGCTGCCCGATGCGCCGGCGCAGGCCGATCCGGCGGCGTCGGTTGCGGCAGCCGCCGCGTCCGGCGATGGCGCGGCGATCGAGACGGTACTCGACGGCGAGGCGTTCGCGTTCGACAGCGCGCCGGGCGAAACGCTGCTCGACGCGATGCTGCGCGCCGGCCTGGCCGCACCGAATTCCTGCCGGATGGGGCAGTGCGGCGCGTGCATGTGCCGCATCGAGCGCGGCGAGGTGGCGCTCGACAGCAACCACGTGCTCGACGACGACGAGATCGCGGCCGGCTGGACGCTCGCGTGCTGCGCGCGGCCCGCGAGTGACGCGCTGCGCGTGGTGTTCCCCGATTGA
- a CDS encoding FadD3 family acyl-CoA ligase, which translates to MTMDNEILTTPALIARAAARHGAHPAIESEHGRLTYAELDAARLEAARALLASGIDTGDRIAVWAPNLPQWIVAALAIHTVGAILVPVNTRMKGMEVGGILHDGGARLLFCCGTFLGESYPAMLAPHRPATLERVVVFDGEPPSGARDETWNAFLARGAAVPLAAVRAREAQVTPDTVMDLMFTSGTTGRPKGVMTAHGQNLRAAQAWAKIAGVRQDDRYLIVNPFFHTFGYKAGWLAALSSGATVLPHLVFQPAAVLRRVADERVSVLPGPPTLYYALLDAPDRATRDLSSLRIAVTGAAAIAPSLIERMRAELGFETVLTGYGLTESCGFATLCRHGDDAETVAYTSGRPMPDVELRIAGPDGAVLGPDETGEIWVRGYNVMRGYFNQPDATRETVDADGWLHTGDLGCVDANGNLKITDRIKDMFIVGGFNCYPAEIERLLAAHPAIAQVALVGVPDTRLGEVGHAYVVLRPGAHTDADALNDWARSNMANYKVPRHFTFVEQLPTSAAGKVLKYRLRAGSEAAA; encoded by the coding sequence ATGACGATGGACAACGAAATCCTCACCACCCCCGCGCTGATCGCGCGGGCTGCCGCGCGCCACGGCGCGCATCCGGCGATCGAGTCGGAGCACGGCCGGCTGACCTATGCGGAACTCGACGCGGCGCGTCTCGAAGCGGCGCGCGCGCTGCTTGCGAGCGGCATCGACACCGGCGACCGGATCGCCGTATGGGCGCCGAACTTGCCGCAATGGATCGTCGCGGCGCTGGCGATCCACACCGTCGGCGCGATCCTCGTGCCGGTCAACACGCGGATGAAGGGGATGGAGGTGGGCGGCATCCTGCACGACGGCGGCGCGCGGCTGCTGTTCTGCTGCGGCACCTTCCTCGGCGAATCCTATCCGGCGATGCTCGCGCCGCACCGGCCCGCGACGCTCGAACGCGTCGTCGTGTTCGACGGCGAGCCGCCGTCCGGCGCGCGCGACGAGACCTGGAACGCGTTCCTCGCGCGCGGCGCGGCGGTGCCGCTCGCCGCGGTGCGCGCTCGGGAGGCGCAGGTGACGCCCGACACCGTGATGGACCTGATGTTCACGTCCGGCACGACGGGCCGCCCGAAAGGCGTGATGACCGCGCACGGGCAGAACCTGCGCGCCGCGCAGGCGTGGGCGAAGATCGCCGGCGTGCGCCAGGACGACCGCTACCTGATCGTCAATCCGTTCTTCCATACGTTTGGCTACAAGGCCGGTTGGCTTGCCGCGTTGTCGAGCGGCGCGACCGTGCTGCCGCATCTCGTGTTCCAGCCGGCCGCGGTATTGCGGCGGGTCGCCGACGAGCGGGTGTCGGTGCTGCCGGGACCGCCGACGCTGTACTACGCGCTGCTCGATGCGCCCGATCGCGCGACGCGCGACCTGTCGTCGCTGCGGATCGCCGTGACCGGGGCGGCCGCGATTGCGCCGAGCCTGATCGAGCGGATGCGGGCGGAGCTCGGCTTCGAGACGGTGCTGACCGGCTACGGGCTGACCGAATCGTGCGGCTTCGCGACGTTGTGTCGTCACGGCGACGACGCGGAGACGGTCGCCTATACGTCGGGCCGGCCGATGCCGGACGTCGAACTGCGCATCGCGGGGCCGGACGGCGCGGTGCTCGGGCCGGACGAGACGGGCGAGATCTGGGTACGCGGCTACAACGTGATGCGCGGCTACTTCAACCAGCCGGACGCGACGCGCGAAACCGTCGACGCGGACGGCTGGCTGCATACGGGTGACCTCGGCTGCGTCGATGCGAACGGCAACCTGAAGATCACCGACCGGATCAAGGACATGTTCATCGTCGGCGGCTTCAACTGCTATCCGGCGGAGATCGAGCGGCTGCTGGCCGCGCATCCGGCGATCGCGCAGGTCGCGCTGGTCGGCGTGCCCGATACGCGACTCGGCGAAGTCGGGCATGCGTATGTCGTGTTGCGTCCGGGCGCGCACACCGACGCCGACGCACTGAACGACTGGGCGCGCAGCAACATGGCGAACTACAAGGTGCCGCGGCATTTCACGTTCGTCGAGCAACTACCGACGAGCGCGGCCGGGAAAGTGCTGAAGTACCGGTTGCGCGCGGGTAGCGAAGCGGCGGCCTGA
- a CDS encoding SDR family NAD(P)-dependent oxidoreductase, whose product MNDNGFPQGAVLVFGGSGGIGQGVALEFARAGVPVALGYRSKAEVVERVARDLREAGVAATTHCADVTDPAQVAAALAAAIEAHGRVHTIVWAAGPFVNQRHIGDMTHDDWRRAIEVETVGFFNAAKAALPHFRAAGGGSFVTLGSAGHLRWPDRDGLSVAPKAANEALVKGLAREEGRHEIRANSILVGVIEAGMFPVLLEQGQFDRAWIDETQKMLALKRWGKAHDIGRAAVFLASDRANYITGQQLNVSGGYGL is encoded by the coding sequence ATGAACGACAACGGATTTCCGCAGGGCGCGGTGCTCGTGTTCGGCGGCAGCGGCGGGATCGGGCAGGGCGTCGCGCTCGAGTTCGCACGCGCCGGCGTGCCGGTCGCGCTCGGCTATCGCAGCAAGGCCGAGGTGGTCGAGCGCGTCGCGCGCGACCTTCGCGAGGCAGGCGTAGCGGCTACCACGCATTGCGCGGACGTGACCGATCCAGCGCAGGTCGCTGCCGCGCTCGCGGCCGCGATCGAAGCGCATGGCCGCGTGCATACGATCGTGTGGGCGGCCGGTCCGTTCGTGAACCAGCGTCATATCGGCGACATGACGCACGACGACTGGCGCCGCGCGATCGAGGTCGAAACGGTCGGCTTCTTCAATGCGGCGAAGGCCGCGTTGCCGCATTTCCGCGCAGCGGGCGGCGGGTCGTTCGTGACGCTCGGTTCGGCCGGGCATCTGCGCTGGCCGGATCGCGACGGGCTGTCGGTCGCGCCGAAGGCCGCGAACGAGGCGCTGGTAAAGGGGCTCGCGCGCGAGGAGGGGCGTCACGAGATCCGCGCGAATTCGATCCTGGTCGGTGTGATCGAGGCCGGGATGTTTCCGGTGCTGCTCGAACAGGGGCAGTTCGACCGCGCGTGGATCGACGAGACGCAGAAGATGCTCGCGCTCAAGCGCTGGGGCAAGGCGCACGATATCGGGCGCGCGGCGGTATTCCTCGCGTCGGATCGCGCCAATTACATCACCGGGCAGCAGTTGAACGTGTCGGGCGGCTACGGCCTGTAG
- a CDS encoding FitA-like ribbon-helix-helix domain-containing protein — protein sequence MANLLVRNVDDSIVQSLREQAAANGRSAEAEHRAILADALGRPKRRTFAQVLMSMPDVGEDADFQRVQDSGEVRRVFD from the coding sequence ATGGCAAATCTTCTGGTGCGTAACGTGGATGACAGTATCGTTCAGAGCCTGCGCGAGCAGGCTGCGGCCAATGGCAGGAGTGCCGAGGCCGAACATCGGGCCATTCTGGCCGATGCACTCGGCCGGCCGAAGCGACGGACATTCGCGCAAGTGCTGATGAGCATGCCCGATGTCGGCGAAGACGCGGATTTCCAACGTGTACAGGATTCCGGCGAGGTCAGGCGTGTTTTTGATTGA
- a CDS encoding tyrosine-type recombinase/integrase: protein MAARPRVRTRANWPEHLHEPRPGYFTWYDPRTKKTHVLGRIPLAQAIYEATEANMLVATGKSAKTLAERVESDSPTFSELLKKMPVSEKYNTAQSRKLSDGRLEAKLGKIKCAELTTKHFADILEAIVADGKIALAKVVRARSMAVCRRGVSLGWMSANPALLTEGVKFKTKRSRLTLETFQKILAQAPTVTSWLENAMLLALVSGQDRSTCARWERSWVKHGHARVTRQKTGVVVEIPTTLRLDAIGMALADVIARCKKTGVISQYLIHYTTRKNGTVPGAPVGLAVISAAFARARRKAKIPDENAPSFHEIRSLAKRLYDKQGGIDTKALLGHMSDTSAETYADARGIEPIRVKVSS, encoded by the coding sequence ATGGCAGCACGCCCGCGCGTCCGGACCCGCGCAAACTGGCCGGAGCATCTGCATGAGCCGCGCCCGGGATATTTCACCTGGTACGACCCGCGCACGAAGAAGACTCACGTGCTGGGTCGCATCCCGCTCGCTCAAGCGATCTACGAGGCAACCGAGGCGAACATGCTCGTCGCGACCGGGAAGTCTGCGAAGACCCTGGCTGAGCGCGTCGAGAGCGATTCGCCCACTTTCAGCGAGCTGCTGAAGAAGATGCCGGTCTCCGAGAAATACAACACCGCGCAGAGCAGGAAGCTCTCGGACGGACGGCTGGAGGCGAAGCTCGGCAAGATCAAATGCGCGGAGCTGACGACGAAGCACTTCGCGGACATTCTCGAGGCGATCGTCGCAGACGGGAAAATTGCCCTCGCCAAGGTTGTGCGCGCACGCAGCATGGCCGTGTGCCGGCGTGGCGTATCTCTTGGATGGATGAGCGCTAACCCGGCGCTGCTCACCGAGGGGGTGAAGTTCAAGACGAAGCGCAGTCGCCTGACGCTCGAGACGTTTCAGAAGATCCTGGCGCAAGCGCCGACCGTCACGAGCTGGCTGGAGAACGCGATGTTGCTGGCCCTCGTATCAGGCCAGGACCGCTCGACCTGTGCGCGCTGGGAGCGCTCATGGGTCAAGCATGGCCACGCACGAGTCACGCGCCAGAAGACTGGCGTTGTCGTCGAGATCCCGACGACGCTGCGTCTCGATGCAATTGGCATGGCGCTCGCCGACGTGATCGCACGCTGCAAGAAGACCGGCGTCATCAGCCAGTACCTGATCCACTACACGACCAGAAAGAACGGAACCGTGCCGGGTGCCCCGGTCGGTCTGGCGGTCATCTCGGCTGCTTTCGCGCGGGCCCGCAGAAAGGCCAAGATCCCGGATGAGAATGCCCCGTCGTTTCACGAAATCCGGAGCTTGGCGAAGCGCCTGTACGACAAACAGGGAGGGATCGACACGAAGGCTTTGCTCGGCCACATGTCGGATACATCGGCGGAAACCTACGCTGACGCACGGGGGATTGAGCCCATTCGGGTCAAGGTGAGTTCTTAA
- a CDS encoding excisionase: MSPSQPEPEIAGSSTTDIGSDPEPVGNQLKIRLSDWLAQEFSPAPAMRTASRWIKDGKIYPPPIKVGNAYYVEQNAVYQDNMRPRLIHRIA; this comes from the coding sequence GTGTCGCCCAGCCAGCCGGAGCCTGAGATTGCAGGAAGCAGCACAACGGATATTGGAAGTGACCCGGAACCAGTGGGGAATCAATTGAAAATCAGACTTAGCGATTGGCTCGCACAAGAATTCAGCCCGGCGCCTGCCATGCGCACGGCGTCGCGGTGGATCAAGGATGGGAAGATCTATCCGCCGCCGATCAAGGTCGGCAACGCATACTACGTCGAGCAGAACGCCGTCTACCAAGACAACATGCGCCCTCGCCTTATCCATAGGATTGCATAA
- a CDS encoding restriction endonuclease, protein MKYDKAVIAGIAGIDNWQAFEEFVKDLYAQNDSAVDVVRSYKAQGASGRNREVDVLVTFGFKPHILSLGVECKYWSNKVNGDIIDVAAAKRDDLSLDKYAVITTVGFEAGAELYAKSKGIDLFLIRPSMDDDFGYTGRVIKVRIFMHGSRPVDIRLNATIVCEPGLEKIAADLLAAKLSDVGAPDSADDFDPELNLYRYSRIEHGNGVVTFERGEHANNLLKLLLDTWRTQDGNFWDGKPSSIRQKIIFKSPTALFFLNRTVVMINEIDFQMQYLRIESELEINRGEKYPLVLENVIANAITPLSAKHTANEIKFSMGDPTPKIAVDLSKKPDDAIGREGVAITLRLTNPMGISSEDPKARIFELVGHEEGVTWRPLHPPHP, encoded by the coding sequence GTGAAATACGACAAGGCCGTCATTGCGGGAATCGCAGGAATCGATAACTGGCAAGCATTCGAAGAATTCGTTAAAGACCTGTACGCACAGAATGACAGCGCCGTAGATGTGGTCCGAAGCTACAAGGCTCAAGGAGCGTCCGGGCGCAATCGAGAGGTTGACGTTCTAGTCACCTTCGGGTTTAAGCCTCACATCCTCTCGCTTGGTGTGGAATGTAAATACTGGTCGAACAAGGTTAATGGCGACATTATCGATGTTGCAGCAGCAAAACGTGACGATCTCAGTCTCGACAAGTACGCTGTCATTACAACCGTTGGCTTTGAGGCCGGCGCCGAACTTTACGCAAAAAGCAAGGGCATAGATCTGTTTCTCATCCGACCCTCCATGGATGATGACTTTGGCTACACCGGACGAGTGATCAAAGTCAGAATTTTTATGCACGGTTCGAGGCCAGTTGATATCAGGTTGAATGCAACGATTGTGTGTGAACCTGGTCTTGAAAAAATTGCGGCGGATCTGCTTGCGGCGAAATTGTCCGATGTCGGAGCTCCTGACAGCGCTGACGATTTTGATCCGGAACTAAATTTGTATCGCTACTCGCGAATAGAACATGGGAATGGAGTCGTTACTTTCGAGAGAGGAGAGCATGCAAATAATCTCTTGAAACTGCTCTTGGATACTTGGCGTACACAGGATGGAAATTTCTGGGACGGGAAGCCTTCCAGCATACGGCAGAAGATCATTTTCAAGAGTCCGACAGCTTTATTTTTTCTCAATAGAACGGTCGTAATGATCAACGAGATCGATTTCCAAATGCAATATTTGCGAATCGAAAGTGAATTGGAAATAAATCGGGGCGAAAAATATCCGCTGGTGCTGGAGAATGTCATAGCAAACGCTATTACACCATTGAGTGCAAAACATACCGCAAACGAAATTAAGTTTTCCATGGGTGATCCAACACCGAAGATCGCAGTCGATCTTTCGAAAAAACCTGACGATGCTATTGGTCGCGAAGGCGTGGCGATTACGTTGCGGCTGACGAATCCTATGGGAATTTCGAGTGAAGATCCCAAGGCGCGGATTTTCGAATTGGTCGGTCACGAAGAAGGCGTGACTTGGCGTCCCTTGCATCCGCCCCACCCGTAG
- a CDS encoding helix-turn-helix domain-containing protein, with amino-acid sequence MYTLADRLKWARQKADLSQEELGKKAGVSQSTIGNLEAGTRNSARRLPQIAAVLGVNALWLAEGRGEPAANSEACTTYDDAITSASESARAVIDAIIKADQAGEPETTFKLILRMLRASDNLGAGD; translated from the coding sequence ATGTACACATTAGCCGACAGACTGAAGTGGGCGCGCCAGAAGGCAGACTTGTCCCAAGAAGAGCTTGGCAAGAAAGCCGGCGTATCCCAGTCGACCATAGGTAACTTGGAGGCTGGAACTCGCAATAGCGCCCGACGCCTCCCGCAGATCGCAGCTGTTCTGGGAGTCAACGCTCTATGGCTTGCCGAAGGACGAGGCGAGCCAGCAGCAAATTCAGAGGCCTGTACGACCTACGATGACGCGATCACGAGCGCGAGCGAATCAGCCCGAGCAGTGATCGACGCCATCATAAAGGCCGATCAAGCTGGCGAACCAGAAACCACATTCAAGCTGATACTTCGGATGCTCCGCGCATCGGACAATCTCGGCGCGGGTGACTAA